CTGCTGCAGCGGCGTTTTGAGGAGCGAGCGGCCCAGATGTACGGAAAACAGAAGATCGCCGGATTCCTCCATTTGTATATCGGAGAAGAGGCAGTATCGACCGGATCCGCCTGGTCGATCAAGATTGGCCACGATTCGGTGATTACAGCCTATCGAGATCATGGCATTGCCCTGGCGTTAGGCATGACGGCCAACGAGTGCATGGCTGAACTGTTTGGCAAGATTGATGGCTGCTCGCGCGGCAAAGGCGGCTCCATGCACTTTTTCAAGGCGGAAAAGAAATTTTTTGGAGGGCATGGTATTGTCGGCGGACATGTGGCGTTGGGGGTTGGGATTGCATTCGCCCACAAGTACCGAGAAGATGGGGGCGTGTGCCTGACTTTCTTTGGCGATGGGGCCATGGGGCAGGGCACCGTCCACGAATCGATGAACCTGGCCGCTCTTTACAGGTTGCCTATTGTCTTTATCATCGAAAACAACCAGTATGCGATGGGAACGGCTGTGTGGCGCGCCTTTGCGAATACGGAATTCTACCGCTATGCGGCCAACTACAATATGCCGGGGGCGCTGGTTGACGGCATGGATGTATTCAGCGTAATCAAAGCGGTGCGTAAGTACGTAGCGCTGGCGCGAGAGTATCAGCCGTCCGTTCTGGAGATCCGCACTTATCGCTACCGCGGGCATTCGATGAGTGACCCGGCCAAGTACCGCACGAAGGAGGAGCTGGAGGCCAAGAAGAAAGAAGACCCGATCATTCGGCTCAAGGGCTATCTGCTCCAGCATGGCCTGTCGACGAATGAGGAGCTGGATGCCATTGATGCGGAGGTGAAGAAGGAGGTGCAGGCGTCCGTGGAGTTTTCCGAAAAGAGTCCGTATCCGCCGCTGGCGTCCATCTACGAGGACGTCTACGTTCAGTCAGATTATCCTTTTCTGGCCTGATCAGGGAGTTCCTTAGAACCTAACCGAGACGATAGACCATGGCCATCATGCAGTTTCGGGAGGCCATTCGGGCCGCCATGATTGAAGAAATGGAGCGCGATGAGCGCGTCTTTCTCATTGGTGAGGAAGTCGGGCAATACGATGGGGCTTACAAGGTGAGCGAAGGGATGTTGAAGCGTTTCGGTCCTAAACGCGTGATCGATACGCCAATCAGCGAGGCTGGCTTTGCCGGACTGGGTATCGGGGCCGCACTGAACGGCCTGCGTCCGATTGTAGAATTCATGACCTTTAATTTTTCCTTTGTAGCCTTTGACCAGCTCGTCAACAATGCGGCCAAGATCCGCTACATGTCGGGCGGTCAGTTTAAGATCCCGATCGTTTTTCGCGGCCCCAACGGTGCGGCGGGCCAGCTGGCGGCGACGCACAGCACCTCGACCGAGTCGATCTATTCGTACTTCCCGGGGTTGAAAGTAGTCGCTCCTTCTAACCCGGATGATGCGAAAGGATTGTTGAAGTCGGCTATCCGGGACGACGATCCGGTGATTTTTCTGGAAAGCGAGCTGATGTACAGTATGCGGGGAGAGGTCAACGAAGATCCCGAATATCTTATCCCGCTTGGCAAGGCACGGATTGCCCGCGAAGGGGAAGATGTGACGATCGTAGCGCATTCGAAGAGTTACTGGATTGCCATGGAAGTGGCCGATCGCCTGGCTGCAGAAGGCTATAGTGCTGAAGTGATCGATCCGCGAACGATTCGGCCCTTCGACTTTGATACCGTTGTACAATCCATCAAGAAGACGAACCGCTGTGTGATCATTGATGAGAGCAACCCGTTTGCCAGCGTTTCGTCTGAAGTGGCCTTTCAGATTCAGCAGCGGGCTTTTGACTACCTGGATGCGCCTGTGTTGCGTGTGACGGCCAAAGATACGCCGGCACCTTATGCCAAGAACCTGATCGAATACTACATGCCCAGCGCCGACGCGGCTTACGAAGCCTGTAAGCAGGTCATGTACGTGGACTGATTCCTCCGCAACCAAGCCAACGAAATAGCAATGGCGATTCCTGTTGAAATGCCCAAAATGAGCGACACGATGGAGGAGGGGGTGTTGGTGGCATGGCTGGTAGAAGAGGGACAACGTGTGTCGGCGGGGGATGTGATCGCTCAGGTAGAGACAGACAAGGCAACCATGGACCTCGAAGTATATGACGATGGGGTCCTGCTGAAAAAGGTTGTACAGGAAGGCGAATCCGTTCCCATTGGTGGGCTGATTGCCGTCCTGGGCGAAGAAGGCGAAGATATTTCCGAGATTCTGGCACGATACAGCGGTAAGCAGGAGGCAGCGGCTGAGCGAGAGCTGTCGGAGACGACGCCGGCTGAAACCACAGCGCCGCAGGCCAAGCCAGCCCAGGCCGGTGATGGTGCACCGGTACCGGCGGTGACCGCAGAGGATGGTGCCGAGACACGTATCAAGGCATCGCCTCTGGCACGCAAGCTGGCCAAAGAGTACGGGTTGGATCTGCGAACCATTCAGGGGACAGGGCCGGAAGGGCGCATCGTACGTCGCGATATCGAAGCAGCCCTGGCGCGTCAACGTCCGCCTGTCGAGGTGCCCGCTCCGACACCCGAGGCGCCACCGGCCCCGACGCCGGCTGCAGCGGTCGAATTGCCCTATGAGGTAGTGCCCATCACGCCCATGCGGCGTACAATCGCCCGGCGGCTGGCGCAGAGCAAGTTCACGGCGCCGCATTTCTATCTAACCGTCGACGTAGATGTCGAAAAGGCTGTCGCTTTTCGCCAGCAGCTCAACGAGCTGGCTGAGGCGCAGGGACGTCCCAGGATTTCGTTCAACGATCTGATTACCAAGGCCTGTGCACTGGCACTACGCCAGCATCCCGAAATCAACGCATCCTATCTGGAACAGGAAGGCGAAATTCGACGCTGGAAAGAGATTCATATCGGTATTGCGGTGGCGCTGGAAGACGGACTGGTGACGCCAGTCATCCGCCATGCCG
This genomic interval from Rhodothermus sp. contains the following:
- the pdhA gene encoding pyruvate dehydrogenase (acetyl-transferring) E1 component subunit alpha, with the translated sequence MASKTRKKRQGTAVDQAAGQPNGLALQLQVPAQPIHFEQTFETYPAGAYTHEELGLSREDLLAIYRNMLLQRRFEERAAQMYGKQKIAGFLHLYIGEEAVSTGSAWSIKIGHDSVITAYRDHGIALALGMTANECMAELFGKIDGCSRGKGGSMHFFKAEKKFFGGHGIVGGHVALGVGIAFAHKYREDGGVCLTFFGDGAMGQGTVHESMNLAALYRLPIVFIIENNQYAMGTAVWRAFANTEFYRYAANYNMPGALVDGMDVFSVIKAVRKYVALAREYQPSVLEIRTYRYRGHSMSDPAKYRTKEELEAKKKEDPIIRLKGYLLQHGLSTNEELDAIDAEVKKEVQASVEFSEKSPYPPLASIYEDVYVQSDYPFLA
- a CDS encoding pyruvate dehydrogenase complex E1 component subunit beta, whose translation is MAIMQFREAIRAAMIEEMERDERVFLIGEEVGQYDGAYKVSEGMLKRFGPKRVIDTPISEAGFAGLGIGAALNGLRPIVEFMTFNFSFVAFDQLVNNAAKIRYMSGGQFKIPIVFRGPNGAAGQLAATHSTSTESIYSYFPGLKVVAPSNPDDAKGLLKSAIRDDDPVIFLESELMYSMRGEVNEDPEYLIPLGKARIAREGEDVTIVAHSKSYWIAMEVADRLAAEGYSAEVIDPRTIRPFDFDTVVQSIKKTNRCVIIDESNPFASVSSEVAFQIQQRAFDYLDAPVLRVTAKDTPAPYAKNLIEYYMPSADAAYEACKQVMYVD
- a CDS encoding pyruvate dehydrogenase complex dihydrolipoamide acetyltransferase is translated as MAIPVEMPKMSDTMEEGVLVAWLVEEGQRVSAGDVIAQVETDKATMDLEVYDDGVLLKKVVQEGESVPIGGLIAVLGEEGEDISEILARYSGKQEAAAERELSETTPAETTAPQAKPAQAGDGAPVPAVTAEDGAETRIKASPLARKLAKEYGLDLRTIQGTGPEGRIVRRDIEAALARQRPPVEVPAPTPEAPPAPTPAAAVELPYEVVPITPMRRTIARRLAQSKFTAPHFYLTVDVDVEKAVAFRQQLNELAEAQGRPRISFNDLITKACALALRQHPEINASYLEQEGEIRRWKEIHIGIAVALEDGLVTPVIRHADQKGLGQIAEETRALAEKARQRTLQLQEMEGATFTTSNLGMYGIEEFTAIINPPNACILAIGAIREVPVVKNGMIVPGRRMRLTLSCDHRVVDGATGARFLKTVQQYLEEPLNLLL